TGCTAAACGTCTAATTGAACGTGGAATCTTAGAAAAACTATATCAGGACGGCCTCGTGCGTTACCGGTTCCGCAATCCGCTTCATAGAGCCTGGTATTCACTCGTCTCCAGCATAAAAAAACCAAGTAACAAGAAGTAAATAAATGGCTGGGAAGACCGTTATCGAGAAGATTCTCTCCCGCGCGGCGGGGCGCGACGTGGAACCGCTGGACCGCGTCTGGGTGGACGTGGACCTGGCGGTGGTGCGCGACTTCGGCGGCCCCAACGTCGTGCTGGAATACGAGGAACACTTCGGCGACGCGCGACCGGCGGACCCGTCCCGCATCGCCATGACCTTCGACTACCAGGCCCCGGCCAAGGTCACCAAGGTCGCCGAGAACCAGGGCATCTGCCGGAAATTCGCCAAGAAGCACGGCGTCGAGGCGCTCTACGACGTCAACCGGGGCATCGGCCAGCACGTGCTCCTGGAGGACGGGCGCATTTACCCCGGCCAGGTCGTCATCGGCACCGATAGCCACATGAACCTTCTCGGCGCGGTGAACTGCTTCGCCACGGGGTGCGGGACGACGGACGTGGTCGCCGCCTGGAAGACCGGCCGCCTGTGGTTCAAGTGCCCCCCCACCCTCAAGGTCGTCGTCACCGGCAAGTACTCCCACCCCACCAGCGCCAAGGACCTCACCCTCTTTCTCATCAACAAGCTCGGCACGGATTTGGCCAACTACCGGGCCGTGGAGTTCTCCGGCGAGGCCATAGACGAGCTGGACCTCGCCGGCCGGCTGACCCTGGCCAGCCTGATGACCGAGATCAACGCCAAGATAGCCTTCTTCCCGCCGTCGCCGCGGGTGGACGCGTGGCTTGCGGGTCGGCTCGGGCGCAAGGTTGAGCCGCTCGCGCCGGACCCCGACGCCGCTTACCGGGCTAGGCTCGGCTACTCGGTGGACGGGCTGCGGCCCCTGGTGGCCCTCCCCCACTACCCGACCAACGCGATGCCGGCGGGCGCCGACGGGGTGGCCGGGAAGCGCATCACGAGCGCCTTCATCGGAAGCTGTACCAACGGGCGGATCGAGGACTTCCGCGCCGGGGCCGAGGCGCTCACCCGCGCCGGCGGGAAGGTCCACCCCGACGTGATGCTCACCGTCGTTCCCTCCACCGCCGAGGTGGCCCTGGCGATGCTGGAGGAGGGGCTCTACGACACCTACATGCGCGCCGGGGCCATGGTGACCAACCCCGGCTGCTCCCTGTGCACCATCGGCCACCACGGGGTGCTGGCCCCGGGGGACGTGCTGGTTTCCACCTCGAACC
Above is a genomic segment from bacterium containing:
- a CDS encoding helix-turn-helix domain-containing protein codes for the protein MGLRSQNYESILTYLAQNASLEVASKELIEKLGLSPQAVNAAAKRLIERGILEKLYQDGLVRYRFRNPLHRAWYSLVSSIKKPSNKK
- a CDS encoding aconitase/3-isopropylmalate dehydratase large subunit family protein is translated as MAGKTVIEKILSRAAGRDVEPLDRVWVDVDLAVVRDFGGPNVVLEYEEHFGDARPADPSRIAMTFDYQAPAKVTKVAENQGICRKFAKKHGVEALYDVNRGIGQHVLLEDGRIYPGQVVIGTDSHMNLLGAVNCFATGCGTTDVVAAWKTGRLWFKCPPTLKVVVTGKYSHPTSAKDLTLFLINKLGTDLANYRAVEFSGEAIDELDLAGRLTLASLMTEINAKIAFFPPSPRVDAWLAGRLGRKVEPLAPDPDAAYRARLGYSVDGLRPLVALPHYPTNAMPAGADGVAGKRITSAFIGSCTNGRIEDFRAGAEALTRAGGKVHPDVMLTVVPSTAEVALAMLEEGLYDTYMRAGAMVTNPGCSLCTIGHHGVLAPGDVLVSTSNRNFEGKLGRGAEIYLASPATAAASAARGVITDPSTLS